Genomic window (Methyloprofundus sp.):
TCAGTCCAAGAAATCAGCCAATGTAATAATTGCTGCCCAGCCAATTTATGCCACTGCTCCGCCAAAACGACAGGACAGGCGTTACGCACGATTATATTTTGCCAACTGGTAAAACACTCACTTCGTAACTGTAAACTATTTTGTTGCGCATAATCGAGTGCCAATAATGGCGCACCTTGCGCCAAGCTCAGTAATTGTTGCTGCTGTTCATTAATACCTTGAGTAGTTAGCCACTGTTGCGCAACGGCATTATCAGGTGTAGCTAACACTAGCTTTTGGCAACGACTCATGATAGTTGCCGGCAAACGCTGCACTTGTTCTGTTAACAAAATAAACATAGTGCGCTCAGGCGGCTCTTCCAAGCATTTTAAAAATGCATTTGCAGAGTTTCTGTTCATGTGCTCAGCCAGATTTATAATAACGACTCGATAAGCACTGTATTGCGGCTTTAAAGCGAGCTTGGAAATCAACTGCCTAATAGCATCAATACCAATTAATTTTCCCGCTTCTTCAGGCTGTAACAGCATAAAATCAGGGTGTGTTTCCGCTACAAACAGCTTGCAACTAGCACAGCTATGACAAGACGATTGCTGTTCAGGTGCTAAACACATTAAATATTGGGCAAAACGCAATGCCAATTGATGCTTACCTAACCCTGGGACACCTTTTAATAATAATGCTTGCGGAATACGTTGCTGCTCGACATAAGCAACTAAATGCTGCCAATAACTCTCATGCCAAGGGTAGTTTAAGCTGGTCATGCAGGTAAAAACTGCTGAAGTACAACTTGTATATCTGCTTGCACACTCGCTAAATCCTGAGTTGCATCTATTATTTTAACTCGCTGGGGTTGTTGCTGTGCAATATCTAAATAGGCTTGCCTTACTTTCGTAAAAAAAGTCATTTTTTCTGATTCGAATCGATCTAATGCACCGCGCTTACCTGCTCTCTGCATCCCTATTTCGATAGGCGCATCCAGCAATAAGGTCAAATCAGGACGCAAATCAGCTTGTACAAAATTTTCCAGCCATGCAATTGCATCACCAGACATATTCCGGCCTCCCCCTTGGTATGCATAGGTTGCATCGGTAAAGCGGTCGCAAAGTACCCAGGTACCTTGTGCTAATGCCGGTTTTATTACATGTTTAATATGCTGCGCTCGTGCAGCAAACATCATCAACAATTCCGCTTGTTCAGAAATTTCTTCTTGCTCTTTATCCAGCAGTAAGTTGCGTAAAGTCTCGGCTAGTTCGGTGCCGCCAGGCTCCCTCGTAAGTAATACGGAAATATTATTGCTTGCAAGCATGGATTGAATAAAGGCAATATTAGTCGTTTTACCGACTCCTTCACCGCCCTCTAAGGTAATAAATCGCCCTGCCATCTAATGCTTCCTTTGATAACGATTAACTGCTCGGTTATGCTCTGTCAGTGTTGTTGAAAATATGTGACTACCATTGCCTTTAGCAACAAAATATAAACTAGAATCATTTGCAGGGTGCAATACAGCCTGAATGGCCAATTCACCTGGCATGGCAATGGGTGTTGGTGGCAAACCATTGATACGATAGGTATTATACGGCGTAAGAGTACGTAAATCTCGTTTACGAATATTGCCCTGATAACGACCCCCCATACCATAAATAACGGTTGGGTCTGTTTGTAGACGCATCCCCTTATTTAACCTGCGGATAAAGACACCTGCAATCACTGGACGCTCAGACACATCACCTGTTTCTTTTTCGACAATTGATGCCAAAATCAGTGCTTCATATGCATTTTTTAACGGGAGTTTTTGAGTTTTAGTAGCCCACTCTTTTTGTAAAATTTGCTGCATTTTT
Coding sequences:
- a CDS encoding DNA polymerase III subunit delta' yields the protein MTSLNYPWHESYWQHLVAYVEQQRIPQALLLKGVPGLGKHQLALRFAQYLMCLAPEQQSSCHSCASCKLFVAETHPDFMLLQPEEAGKLIGIDAIRQLISKLALKPQYSAYRVVIINLAEHMNRNSANAFLKCLEEPPERTMFILLTEQVQRLPATIMSRCQKLVLATPDNAVAQQWLTTQGINEQQQQLLSLAQGAPLLALDYAQQNSLQLRSECFTSWQNIIVRNACPVVLAEQWHKLAGQQLLHWLISWTEDIIKCHFQVQAQYLHNTDLARPLQEIARRVQLTSLFDFYGLLMKDTHRIQTQLNKQLLFEEILITWSQAIVNR
- a CDS encoding dTMP kinase, coding for MAGRFITLEGGEGVGKTTNIAFIQSMLASNNISVLLTREPGGTELAETLRNLLLDKEQEEISEQAELLMMFAARAQHIKHVIKPALAQGTWVLCDRFTDATYAYQGGGRNMSGDAIAWLENFVQADLRPDLTLLLDAPIEIGMQRAGKRGALDRFESEKMTFFTKVRQAYLDIAQQQPQRVKIIDATQDLASVQADIQVVLQQFLPA